TGGGTTAACTGCTGCCAGTTTCATTGATAAGATCTGCAATCAGTGCATAAATCAATGAGAATAAAATCACTCTGATGAAAGTTAACTCAAAGGTAACTGTTTTGTTTCCCAATATAAATGTCCTTGGTCTTGTAAATCGTGAGATAATTTCACATATTAGACTCACCGTTCATTTCTCAGCATGGCTATTTTTACAAAATATTACAAGAATGTTATAACTTTTGAGCATATACACTATAAAACAATAACCATATGCAAAGTCCACAATATGACAGAAGGATAGTAGGTAGACCCACTGAGAAAAGGATATTTCAGAGTAGGTTTTAAGTCAAATAGTCCAAAATCATGGGACCAAGACAGCTTAACGTTTGATGTATAATGCTCACTGCTTTCTTATGGGTAAGCAATGCTATGTGTGTTCCATGACAGCTTAATGTTTGATGTACAGTGCTTACTGAATATCAATTTTGAACACCTAAAGAATTTGGGATGCAAGCCCAACCTTTTCTTTCAAAAGTTCTATTCATAATCCATGATTAATTAAGAAACAAATGGAAAATAATAAACACTTATAGCCTGATGATTGTACAAATAAGTTCATGTAAAATGTTTGCAGTGTGAAAAGTCCAACCTCcacttgacgttgtagagtttgCACATGGTTGATGATTTCATCAAGAACCAATGCCGTTCCAGATATCTGTAGTAAAAAACATGTCATATCAGGCATCAGCTATATTAGACAGATCTTAGCTATTTTGTATGTTCATTAAACAACTTACTTTAACTAAAAGTCTAAAAGCTGATTAATGATTaacattttgcaacaaaaaaaggCTTAAAGATTAGATGTCAGATAGTGAAGTTAACCGCATGGTACTCCTAGATAAGTCACTGTAAAAAGTATTGTCACAAAGCCAACATGCACATCCCCTCCTCCCTCAAAATTCTTTGATCCTTCCTTCTTTCAACCAACAATAGCCCACCCCAGCTtgagataaataattttttttccttttctgttTGTTTGCTTTGATAACTGTTTAGCTGTTGGCAGCTCAAATACCATTCTCAACAATTGAAAGCTTATATATGCAAGTTTAGTTCACTAATTGCGTATTAGGTTAGCATACATTTTAAGAAATACAGTAATCACTTGTTTGTACCTTCTTAAAAAAACACCAGTATTTCTGTTAGTATTCTTTATCAATAACACACAAATATATAAGGATTAAGGAGCATAACAAGGTTGTCTTCATTCAAAAAAAGACCAATCCTAACTACGCAAGTGCAACACAAATGGACAGTCTCCATTTTACACTTGGGATAGCAAATTCCATGTGATTCATTATAAAATGTCAATGATTTGATTAAGTCAAAGGTCGAACTTTAAAATTCTGGGGGGAAAATATGTCTTGTACGAGGTTTGATACTAGCactttgatgttcaatcatgtaCAGTATTGTAGGTTGTATGTCAAAGAAAAGATGGTATAAGATCCATTCATTCATAGCGTAATAAGAAAGACCCAAAAATTGAATAGCAGAATCAAAACTATTCCCTTGAAAAAAAGAATAAGAACTATTCCAGAGAACGTATTTCCTGAAGTGACCCAATTTGCTAAAAAAAGCCCAAGAtacaatttatattaaaaaattgttttgagCATCCAATGAAACTGTATAGAGAAGGTCAATGTCAGAACGAGCAAAAAGGTTGAACGTTTGGACAAAACTAACCTTCTTCGAAAAAGATTTGTAACCAGAACGAAATCCCCAAAAAGTAAAACCAAAGAGAAGGTGAAATTACACATATGCCAAGTTTGGAACCTGCTGCCATTGGGCACTTCACTTGACGTGAAAGCAACCACTGTTAGCAGAGGTTTAAAATGGTCCAATGAAAAAGCGAAATCTATAATTGCACTTTAGGGGACAATTTCGACAGAAAATGATAGATTAatctaaaaaaaatgaataaagcacAATTAATTATTGTAGTAATCTAAGAATAACGACCACAAGAGAAAAAATGACCTTGTCGCAGCCTGGGACCAGCTCTTGTAAAAGCTTCATGCGTGCATTAATCTTCTCTCTCCTAGCCTAAACCACAAAAGCAATTAAAACACTTTATTTATACATCAGTTATCcaaattaaacaaactaattGGTGATTAGTGATAATTGAGAAGGTTACTCGCTCTGCCAAGCTATGGCTATCTGTGGCTTGACCTCGTCGAACGCGAACATGGACGTAAGGAAGCTTCTCACCGTCACCGGAGGTATCATCGGCGATGCTCTTGCTCTTCTTCGAGCATGCTTTACCCTTAATTTCACAAAATCGTTGATAATTATTCTACTGAAaaacagaaaccctaatttttcaGTTATGTTGAAATTGGGGATACTGTTACTGTTAGTAGTTAGTTACCTTCTTCTCTCGCTCCTTTCTCTTGGCGGTTCTCTGATTCTTGTTTTCAACAGCTGGATCAGAAACGCACTCTTGCGTCGAGCAAGGGTTTGAATCGGTCTCTTGTGGTTCATTCTTCACACTTTCCAAATTCGGTCCAGAAACTGCCGGAAACAACCGCGTCTCTCCGGTAGAAATATCTCTGGCGAACACGGAGAATTTCGCGGCACGTTCAATCAAAGCAGCGTTGACAGGGAAGGTCAAATTACCGTCGGAGGAGCTCGGAAGATAGGGTTTCTGATTCACGCTGACGTGGCAGCAAGGCAGACTCCGGGAGTCAGTTCCGTCGCAATCCGGTAAGTGAAGAAGCTCTACGGCCTGCGTCGGCGGAAGCTCCAGTAGAGCGGTGAATGAGCTTGCGTTTTCCGGTGCCGGCGCCGGAACCATAATTCCGTGAATTTCATCGTTAAATTGAACGGAATCGAGGTGAATGGATCCATTCAATCCTAATGTAGTTTGTtccattgaag
The Vicia villosa cultivar HV-30 ecotype Madison, WI linkage group LG6, Vvil1.0, whole genome shotgun sequence genome window above contains:
- the LOC131610390 gene encoding transcription factor bHLH48-like — translated: MEQTTLGLNGSIHLDSVQFNDEIHGIMVPAPAPENASSFTALLELPPTQAVELLHLPDCDGTDSRSLPCCHVSVNQKPYLPSSSDGNLTFPVNAALIERAAKFSVFARDISTGETRLFPAVSGPNLESVKNEPQETDSNPCSTQECVSDPAVENKNQRTAKRKEREKKGKACSKKSKSIADDTSGDGEKLPYVHVRVRRGQATDSHSLAERARREKINARMKLLQELVPGCDKISGTALVLDEIINHVQTLQRQVEILSMKLAAVNPRIDFNLDRLLATDGPSLMDSMLPSMATPLVWPEIPLNSNRQHYQQQWQVDDAFHQPLWGREEDNHNFMTQENSLLSYDSSANSASLHSNQLKMEL